In one Thermaerobacter sp. PB12/4term genomic region, the following are encoded:
- the mfd gene encoding transcription-repair coupling factor, producing the protein MTTLPAQDLTEDLLRLWQQLPEFPSLAGGVRQELPAQAVYGLGGPAAASLLAALAAATGRTLFILTAEQGAADALAADLRAWVPAERVVVFPAIEVLPFEVLAASPELLALRLEALARLRQGPCLVVAPVAAVARRLPHPERWAAGLVDLEPGQALDRDDLLARLVAAGYQRAEQVDRPGELAVRGGIVDVYPPAGEPVRIEFFGDEIDSLRRFDPGTQRSTGALERVRLVPARELVLDEAAWRRGLAALASELDSLRDQTRHRRGGAARQLLDRLEQDLVRLEAERSIELAEHYLPFFEPDMATLLDYAPGPAMAVWVEPRSLEEAVADRERQWQERQADLLARGEILPAQAALYLDEPALWGALASRPVLYLSVLARTPGQGPEPRQVYPVTARPAPMFHGQWDLFEEEVRTWQRQQYRVLLVAGDGDRAGRLRQALLDADVAARQVERLTLPAPGEVLVAPAGLSEGFEVPALRWVVLTEREVLGRRVARRRSPTVAADRAEAQALERLVDLKPGDYVVHVHHGIGRFLGLRTMEIQGVHRDYLTLQYAGGDRLYVPTDQIELVQKYVGAEGHQPRLARLGSGEWNKVKQRVKESVREMAGELLALYAARQSVRGHAFSPDTPWQRQFEDAFPYQETPDQLEAIAAIKADMERPVPMDRLLVGDVGFGKTEVAMRAAFKAVQDGKQVAVLVPTTVLAYQHERTFKERFAPFPVTIRTLSRFASPAEQAEILTGLAQGTVDIVIGTHRLVQPDVRFKDLGLVIIDEEHRFGVAHKERLKQLKQNVDVLTLSATPIPRTLHMALAGIRDLSRIDTPPENRFPVQTFVVEWHESLVRDAIQRELRRGGQVFYVHNRVQSIHAVRRRLERLLPEARFAVAHGQMAEGELERVMVDFMEGKADVLVCTTIIESGLDIPNVNTLIVEDADRMGLAQLYQLRGRVGRSDRVAYAYFTYRRDKVLTEDAQKRLQAIKDFTELGAGFKLALRDLEIRGAGNLLGAEQHGFMLSVGFDLYTQLLEEAVNELRGRQRPARLKPVIDLVVDAHIPDTYIRDARQKIEFYKKVNLAETPADLAEVREALQDRYGPPPEPVRNLLALAEVRQLAARCGVFRIEQQGTRIDMEAVAPQAGALTQACEALRPQLGRRLQLVRGRAAAFFRTDGLGEREVLTALRRFLRELARHTPLPAGEQPVDEPVAE; encoded by the coding sequence ATGACCACCCTGCCAGCCCAGGACCTGACGGAAGACCTGCTGCGCCTGTGGCAGCAGCTGCCGGAGTTCCCCTCCCTGGCCGGAGGGGTGCGCCAGGAACTGCCCGCCCAGGCGGTGTACGGCCTGGGCGGGCCGGCCGCGGCCAGCCTGCTGGCTGCCCTGGCGGCCGCCACGGGCCGGACCTTGTTCATCCTTACCGCCGAGCAGGGGGCGGCCGACGCCCTGGCTGCCGACCTGCGCGCCTGGGTGCCTGCGGAGCGGGTGGTGGTCTTCCCCGCCATTGAAGTCCTGCCCTTCGAGGTGCTGGCCGCCAGCCCCGAGCTTCTGGCCCTGCGTCTGGAGGCGCTCGCCCGGCTGCGCCAGGGCCCCTGCCTGGTGGTGGCCCCGGTGGCCGCCGTTGCCCGCCGCCTGCCCCATCCGGAGCGCTGGGCGGCGGGGCTGGTCGACCTGGAACCGGGACAGGCCCTGGACCGGGATGACCTCCTGGCCCGCCTGGTCGCCGCCGGGTACCAGCGGGCCGAGCAGGTCGACCGTCCCGGCGAGCTGGCCGTTCGCGGCGGGATCGTGGACGTCTACCCACCGGCCGGTGAGCCCGTACGCATCGAGTTCTTTGGCGACGAGATCGACTCCCTGCGCCGGTTCGACCCCGGTACCCAGCGGTCGACGGGCGCCCTGGAGCGGGTGCGCCTGGTTCCCGCCCGGGAACTGGTGCTGGACGAGGCTGCCTGGCGGCGGGGACTCGCTGCCCTGGCCTCCGAGCTGGACTCCCTGCGGGACCAGACGCGCCACCGCAGGGGTGGTGCCGCCCGCCAGCTGCTGGACCGGCTGGAGCAGGACCTGGTTCGGCTGGAGGCCGAGCGCTCCATCGAGCTGGCGGAGCACTACCTGCCCTTCTTCGAGCCGGATATGGCCACCCTGCTGGACTATGCCCCGGGGCCCGCCATGGCTGTCTGGGTGGAGCCCCGGTCCCTGGAGGAGGCGGTGGCCGATCGGGAGCGCCAGTGGCAGGAGCGCCAGGCCGACCTTCTCGCCCGGGGCGAGATCCTGCCTGCCCAGGCCGCGCTCTACCTGGACGAACCGGCCCTCTGGGGCGCCCTGGCTTCCCGGCCCGTGCTGTACCTGTCGGTGCTGGCCCGGACGCCGGGCCAGGGGCCGGAGCCGCGGCAGGTGTATCCCGTGACGGCGCGGCCTGCCCCGATGTTCCACGGGCAGTGGGACCTGTTCGAGGAAGAGGTGCGCACCTGGCAGCGCCAGCAATACCGGGTGCTGCTGGTGGCCGGCGACGGCGACCGGGCCGGCCGGTTGCGCCAGGCCCTGCTCGACGCCGACGTGGCGGCTCGCCAGGTGGAGCGCCTGACCCTGCCCGCCCCCGGGGAAGTGCTGGTGGCTCCGGCCGGCCTGAGCGAAGGCTTTGAGGTGCCCGCCCTGCGCTGGGTCGTCCTGACGGAGCGGGAGGTATTGGGCCGCCGGGTGGCCCGGCGGCGCAGCCCCACCGTGGCCGCCGACCGGGCAGAAGCCCAGGCCCTGGAACGGCTGGTGGACCTCAAGCCCGGCGATTACGTGGTCCACGTCCACCACGGCATCGGCCGGTTCCTCGGCCTGCGCACCATGGAGATCCAGGGCGTGCACCGCGACTACCTGACCCTGCAGTACGCCGGCGGCGACCGGCTCTACGTGCCCACCGACCAGATCGAGCTGGTGCAGAAGTACGTGGGCGCCGAGGGTCACCAGCCGCGGCTGGCCCGGCTGGGTTCCGGCGAGTGGAACAAGGTCAAGCAGCGCGTCAAGGAATCGGTGCGGGAGATGGCCGGGGAGCTGCTGGCCTTGTACGCCGCCCGCCAGTCGGTCCGCGGTCACGCCTTCAGCCCCGACACCCCCTGGCAGCGCCAGTTTGAAGACGCCTTTCCCTACCAGGAGACGCCGGACCAGCTGGAGGCCATCGCCGCCATCAAGGCCGACATGGAGCGGCCGGTCCCTATGGACCGGTTGCTGGTGGGCGACGTGGGCTTCGGCAAGACCGAGGTGGCCATGCGGGCGGCCTTCAAAGCGGTCCAGGACGGCAAGCAGGTGGCGGTGCTGGTGCCCACCACCGTGCTGGCGTACCAGCACGAGCGGACGTTCAAGGAGCGCTTCGCGCCCTTTCCCGTCACCATCCGCACCCTGAGCCGCTTTGCCTCGCCGGCTGAGCAGGCGGAGATCCTGACGGGCCTGGCCCAGGGCACGGTGGACATCGTCATCGGCACCCACCGGCTGGTCCAGCCCGACGTGCGCTTCAAGGACCTGGGTCTCGTGATCATCGACGAGGAACACCGCTTCGGCGTGGCTCACAAGGAGCGGCTCAAGCAGCTGAAGCAGAACGTGGACGTGCTGACCCTGTCGGCCACGCCCATCCCCCGCACCCTGCACATGGCCCTGGCGGGAATCCGGGACCTGAGCCGCATCGACACGCCACCGGAGAACCGCTTCCCGGTCCAGACCTTTGTGGTGGAGTGGCACGAGTCGCTGGTGCGGGACGCCATCCAGCGGGAGCTGCGCCGCGGTGGACAGGTGTTCTACGTGCACAACCGCGTCCAGAGCATCCACGCCGTCCGGCGGCGGCTGGAGCGCCTGTTGCCCGAGGCCCGCTTCGCCGTGGCCCATGGCCAGATGGCCGAGGGCGAGCTGGAACGGGTCATGGTCGACTTCATGGAGGGCAAGGCCGATGTGCTGGTGTGCACCACCATCATCGAGTCGGGCCTGGACATCCCCAACGTCAACACCCTGATCGTGGAGGACGCCGACCGGATGGGCCTGGCCCAGCTCTACCAGCTGCGCGGCCGGGTGGGGCGATCCGACCGGGTGGCCTACGCCTACTTCACCTACCGCCGCGACAAGGTGCTGACGGAAGACGCCCAGAAGCGCCTGCAGGCGATCAAGGACTTCACCGAGCTGGGGGCGGGGTTCAAGCTGGCCCTGCGGGACCTGGAGATCCGCGGCGCCGGCAACCTGCTGGGCGCCGAGCAGCACGGCTTCATGCTGTCGGTGGGCTTCGACCTGTACACCCAGCTGCTGGAAGAGGCCGTCAACGAGCTGCGCGGCCGGCAGCGGCCCGCGCGGCTGAAACCGGTGATCGACCTGGTGGTCGACGCCCACATCCCCGACACCTACATCCGCGACGCCCGCCAGAAGATCGAGTTCTACAAGAAGGTCAACCTGGCGGAGACGCCGGCCGACCTGGCCGAGGTGCGGGAGGCGCTGCAGGACCGCTACGGCCCGCCGCCGGAACCGGTACGGAACCTGCTGGCCCTGGCCGAGGTGCGGCAGCTGGCGGCCCGCTGCGGCGTCTTCCGCATCGAACAGCAGGGCACCCGGATCGACATGGAAGCCGTCGCTCCCCAGGCCGGGGCCCTGACCCAGGCGTGCGAGGCGCTGCGCCCGCAGCTGGGCCGGCGGCTGCAGCTGGTGCGGGGCCGGGCGGCGGCGTTCTTCCGCACCGACGGCCTGGGCGAGCGCGAGGTCCTCACCGCCCTGCGCCGCTTTCTGCGCGAGCTGGCCCGCCACACACCCCTTCCCGCCGGAGAGCAGCCGGTGGACGAGCCGGTGGCAGAATAA
- the spoVT gene encoding stage V sporulation protein T: MKATGIVRRIDDLGRVVIPKEIRRTLRIREGDPLEIFVDRDGEVILKKYSPIGELGDFAKELADSLHEAVHHIALVADRDAIIAVAGAPRKEFMEKRIGGAVEEAMAQRQPVLRNRPAQNPGAGTLLADDETDERFSAYVIAPILATGDVIGAVILASKEPGTQMGDLELKLAETAAAVLRKQMED; encoded by the coding sequence ATGAAGGCGACGGGCATCGTGCGCCGCATCGATGACCTGGGCCGGGTCGTGATCCCCAAGGAGATCCGGCGCACCCTGCGCATCCGCGAGGGCGACCCGCTGGAGATCTTCGTGGATCGCGACGGCGAAGTGATCCTGAAAAAGTACTCGCCTATTGGCGAATTGGGTGATTTTGCCAAGGAGTTGGCCGATTCCCTCCACGAGGCCGTCCACCACATCGCCCTGGTGGCCGACCGGGATGCCATCATCGCCGTGGCCGGTGCGCCCCGGAAAGAGTTCATGGAGAAGCGCATCGGGGGCGCCGTGGAGGAGGCCATGGCCCAGCGACAGCCCGTCCTCCGCAACCGCCCGGCCCAGAACCCCGGCGCCGGCACCCTCCTGGCCGACGACGAGACCGACGAGCGGTTCTCAGCCTACGTGATCGCGCCCATCCTGGCCACGGGCGACGTCATCGGGGCGGTGATTCTGGCCTCCAAGGAGCCCGGCACCCAGATGGGGGACCTGGAGCTCAAGCTGGCCGAGACGGCGGCGGCGGTGCTGCGCAAGCAGATGGAGGACTAG
- a CDS encoding 50S ribosomal protein L25, with amino-acid sequence MQAVLRAVPREPGHPRRVRREGGLPAVLYGPSGNFPVRLDAREFHRLLASGRARGILTVELVQDGTTRSLSAMVKELQYHPARGDLLHVDLFEVREDEPVRAQVPIVLRGVEEAEKRGILQHQLAELEIECLPRHMPAAVEGDVARLPVGEELRVRDLEVPAQVRVLNDPDEIVAVLLPPKDLGAEEEEQPAAEVAAGAATEEKGEKGEV; translated from the coding sequence GTGCAGGCCGTTTTGCGTGCGGTTCCCCGGGAGCCGGGCCACCCGCGGCGGGTACGCCGCGAGGGCGGTCTCCCGGCGGTTCTGTACGGACCCAGCGGCAACTTTCCCGTGCGCCTCGATGCCCGGGAGTTCCACCGCTTGCTGGCGTCGGGCCGGGCGCGGGGTATCCTGACCGTCGAACTGGTGCAGGACGGGACGACCCGCTCCCTCAGCGCCATGGTGAAGGAGCTGCAGTATCACCCCGCCCGGGGCGACCTGCTCCACGTGGACCTCTTCGAAGTGCGGGAGGACGAACCCGTCCGAGCCCAGGTGCCCATCGTCCTGCGGGGTGTGGAGGAAGCCGAGAAGCGGGGCATCCTGCAGCACCAGCTGGCCGAGCTGGAGATCGAATGCCTGCCGCGCCACATGCCGGCGGCCGTGGAGGGGGACGTGGCCCGGCTGCCGGTGGGCGAGGAACTGCGGGTGCGTGACCTGGAGGTGCCGGCCCAGGTCCGGGTGCTGAACGATCCGGACGAGATCGTGGCGGTGCTGCTGCCGCCGAAGGACCTGGGTGCGGAGGAGGAAGAGCAGCCGGCTGCTGAGGTCGCTGCGGGTGCAGCCACGGAAGAGAAGGGCGAGAAGGGCGAGGTGTGA
- a CDS encoding septum formation initiator family protein, with protein sequence MPEPGSRPVRRRLRLRLGRLAAAVVAAYLLSGLILQQWALWQARQDLRALDRQVQALRDRAAELEAARRRVQDPAYVDETARRRLGLVQPGETVIQLVDEPAAAH encoded by the coding sequence GTGCCCGAGCCGGGGAGCCGCCCCGTACGGCGGCGTCTCCGGCTTCGCTTGGGGCGGCTGGCCGCAGCGGTGGTGGCCGCCTACCTGCTCTCGGGGCTGATCCTTCAGCAGTGGGCCCTCTGGCAGGCGCGCCAGGACCTGCGCGCTCTGGACCGGCAGGTCCAGGCCCTGCGCGACCGCGCGGCCGAACTGGAGGCGGCCCGCCGGCGGGTCCAGGATCCAGCCTACGTGGACGAGACGGCCCGGCGCCGCCTGGGGCTGGTTCAGCCGGGTGAGACGGTCATCCAGCTGGTGGACGAGCCTGCAGCGGCGCACTAG
- a CDS encoding Na/Pi symporter, which produces MGTPFWIGVVLHLGGLAAGLTLMTWGLRQAAGHRLDDAVQRLQDAGPWQGLMAGLAVTALLQSSSTFSLLLLAAAAAGWVRRPAGRAALVGANLGTTLTAHLTAAPHLGLATLLAGGGLVAAVLGWRRPSLRAAGLAALGLGAALAALDGLGRVLATLAGPAGTASGPAGPAGSLVPAWLAWVQQPWAGFAAGLVLSGVALSSSAVLAVLQRAVSAGFLRMEQALPVVYGANVGTTSDVLLAGLLLRGSALDLALFHLGMNLLNALAAVPLGPLLAAVARGLSPDPARQVAWAHTLFNVLGAVLIWPWVGDEKRRAPSGGPPPA; this is translated from the coding sequence TTGGGCACACCCTTTTGGATCGGCGTCGTCCTTCACCTGGGCGGCCTTGCGGCAGGCCTGACGCTGATGACCTGGGGCCTGCGGCAGGCCGCGGGCCACCGGCTGGATGACGCGGTACAGCGCCTGCAGGATGCCGGCCCCTGGCAGGGGCTGATGGCCGGCCTAGCCGTCACCGCCCTGTTGCAGTCATCCAGCACCTTCAGCCTGCTCTTGTTAGCAGCGGCCGCAGCGGGCTGGGTGCGGCGGCCGGCGGGCCGCGCCGCCCTGGTGGGGGCCAATCTGGGGACCACCCTCACCGCCCACCTCACGGCCGCGCCCCACCTGGGCCTGGCCACCCTGCTGGCCGGCGGCGGGCTGGTGGCCGCGGTCCTGGGCTGGCGCCGGCCGTCGCTGCGGGCTGCGGGCCTGGCCGCCCTGGGCCTGGGGGCCGCCCTGGCCGCGCTGGACGGTCTGGGCCGCGTCCTGGCGACCCTGGCCGGTCCAGCCGGCACCGCCTCGGGTCCGGCCGGCCCGGCGGGGAGCCTGGTACCGGCCTGGCTGGCCTGGGTCCAGCAGCCCTGGGCCGGATTCGCCGCCGGCCTCGTCCTCTCCGGCGTGGCCCTGTCCAGCAGCGCGGTGCTGGCCGTGCTGCAACGTGCCGTCTCCGCCGGGTTCCTCCGGATGGAACAGGCCCTGCCGGTGGTCTACGGCGCCAACGTGGGGACGACCAGCGACGTCTTGCTGGCGGGCCTGCTGTTGCGGGGGTCGGCCCTGGACCTGGCCCTGTTCCACCTGGGGATGAACCTGCTGAACGCGCTGGCGGCAGTTCCCCTGGGGCCCCTGCTGGCCGCCGTGGCGCGCGGGCTGTCCCCCGACCCTGCTCGCCAGGTGGCCTGGGCCCACACGCTCTTCAACGTGCTGGGAGCTGTGCTGATCTGGCCCTGGGTGGGGGACGAAAAAAGGCGGGCACCAAGCGGCGGCCCGCCTCCAGCGTGA
- a CDS encoding sigma factor-like helix-turn-helix DNA-binding protein: MRIEIRGAERLSFRERQVVVLKETGYSTELIARRLGLAPGTVATLYNRARSKGYEVVIVVDGDPLRLFGEGDEEALDGEGGGEEVR, translated from the coding sequence ATGCGCATCGAGATTCGCGGGGCCGAGCGCCTGAGCTTTCGTGAGCGCCAGGTGGTCGTCCTGAAGGAGACGGGCTACAGCACCGAGCTCATCGCCCGCCGCCTGGGGCTGGCGCCCGGCACCGTGGCCACCCTCTACAACCGGGCGCGCAGCAAGGGCTACGAGGTGGTCATCGTCGTCGACGGCGACCCGCTGCGGCTGTTCGGTGAGGGCGACGAGGAAGCCCTGGACGGTGAAGGCGGCGGCGAAGAGGTCCGCTAA
- a CDS encoding YabN family protein, with protein MTDTLVDRSGQDPYGFARLVELVRRLREPGGCPWDRAQTHRSLRRFALEEAYEVVEAIDRGDPQHLAEELGDLLLQVLLHAQIAAEAGHFDVADVCQRLADKLIRRHPHVFGQMEARSAADVQRLWAAIKAAEAGGRPGLPGAGDEPAPGDGQTPAPPPPAVTPPAAGRAGTGGAGGEHGGAGDRYGAGPGGPAGDSAAAGRAREETGDQGAPGLLPDARPHPGARAATGGEADAETWPPSALVQAYRIQERAARSGLDWPDPQGPRAKLDEELAELDEAVAHGDPQRIEEELGDVLFILVNAGRHWGVYAEAALLGAVRKFRRRVRLMEEQAAHQGRRLEDMSPEELDHLWEAAKDRERGRIQGSSAEHKSGI; from the coding sequence GTGACGGACACCCTTGTGGATCGCAGCGGGCAGGACCCCTACGGATTCGCCAGGCTGGTGGAACTGGTCCGCCGCCTGAGGGAACCGGGCGGCTGCCCCTGGGACCGCGCCCAGACCCACCGCTCCCTGCGCCGCTTCGCCCTGGAAGAGGCGTACGAAGTGGTGGAAGCCATTGACCGCGGAGATCCTCAGCACCTGGCCGAAGAACTGGGCGACCTTCTCCTCCAGGTGCTGCTCCATGCCCAGATTGCCGCCGAAGCGGGTCACTTCGACGTGGCGGATGTCTGTCAGCGGCTGGCGGACAAGCTGATCCGCCGCCATCCCCATGTCTTCGGCCAGATGGAGGCCCGTAGTGCTGCCGACGTGCAGCGCCTGTGGGCCGCCATCAAGGCGGCGGAAGCCGGCGGCCGGCCCGGGCTCCCCGGGGCGGGGGACGAGCCGGCCCCCGGGGACGGCCAGACCCCGGCGCCACCCCCGCCAGCGGTGACCCCGCCTGCGGCGGGAAGGGCCGGGACCGGTGGCGCGGGTGGCGAGCATGGGGGTGCCGGCGACCGGTATGGGGCCGGCCCGGGTGGGCCGGCTGGGGACAGCGCGGCGGCCGGCCGGGCCCGGGAAGAAACGGGAGACCAGGGTGCGCCCGGCCTGCTGCCGGATGCCCGGCCCCATCCCGGCGCCCGGGCGGCGACGGGCGGCGAGGCGGACGCGGAGACCTGGCCGCCCAGCGCCCTGGTCCAGGCCTACCGGATCCAGGAGCGGGCGGCCCGCTCCGGCCTGGACTGGCCCGATCCCCAGGGGCCGCGGGCCAAGCTGGACGAGGAGCTGGCCGAACTGGACGAAGCCGTCGCCCACGGCGACCCGCAGCGCATCGAGGAGGAACTGGGCGACGTCCTGTTCATCCTGGTCAACGCAGGCCGCCACTGGGGCGTCTACGCGGAGGCGGCCCTGCTGGGGGCCGTCCGCAAGTTCCGCCGGCGGGTCCGCCTGATGGAAGAACAGGCCGCCCACCAGGGCCGCCGCCTGGAGGACATGTCCCCCGAAGAGCTGGACCATCTCTGGGAAGCGGCCAAAGACCGGGAACGCGGGAGGATTCAGGGCTCGTCCGCAGAACACAAGAGCGGAATTTGA
- the yabQ gene encoding spore cortex biosynthesis protein YabQ — MFPLTVQLYMLAVNVALGLTLGFLFDACRALRAVLGGGRAPRRPWLDALLDGAFWALALPLVLLAWGWGNWGQVRTFTFLGLALGLGVYAGLGSPFLYPALAATYRATGQGTLRFIRWNRRAAGALWRGCCWVVRSLLALVRWVLKPVTIPLGWLLAPVFIPVQRHVIDPCRAALRRHLLDPWRRYRAAAGRRLSGQWNRLRAVLAALIGPQQGAPPPPPAG, encoded by the coding sequence ATGTTCCCCCTGACCGTGCAGTTGTACATGCTTGCCGTCAACGTGGCCCTGGGCCTCACCCTGGGCTTTCTCTTTGATGCCTGCCGCGCCCTGCGTGCCGTCCTGGGCGGCGGCCGGGCGCCCCGCCGCCCCTGGCTGGACGCCCTGCTGGACGGGGCCTTCTGGGCGCTGGCCCTGCCTCTGGTGCTTCTGGCCTGGGGATGGGGCAACTGGGGCCAGGTGCGCACCTTCACCTTCCTGGGCCTGGCCCTGGGCCTGGGGGTTTACGCCGGGCTGGGCTCACCCTTCCTATATCCCGCCCTGGCAGCTACCTACCGGGCCACCGGCCAGGGCACCCTCCGGTTCATCCGGTGGAACCGGCGTGCCGCCGGCGCCCTCTGGCGGGGCTGCTGCTGGGTGGTGCGCAGCCTGCTGGCCCTGGTGCGCTGGGTGCTCAAGCCGGTGACCATCCCCCTGGGCTGGCTGCTGGCACCCGTCTTCATTCCGGTGCAAAGGCACGTCATCGACCCCTGCCGGGCCGCCCTGCGACGCCACCTTCTGGATCCCTGGCGCCGGTACCGGGCGGCGGCCGGCCGCCGGCTGTCCGGGCAGTGGAACCGGCTGCGGGCTGTCCTGGCCGCCTTGATCGGGCCTCAGCAGGGCGCGCCGCCCCCGCCCCCGGCGGGGTGA
- a CDS encoding HU family DNA-binding protein, with amino-acid sequence MNKPELVNAIAEKTGLNKKDSERAVNAFVESISEALARGDKVSLVGFGTFEVRTRQARTGRNPRTGQTLTIPAAKVPAFKPGKQLRDMVK; translated from the coding sequence GTGAACAAGCCTGAGCTGGTGAACGCCATCGCCGAAAAGACCGGCTTGAACAAGAAGGACAGCGAGCGGGCGGTCAACGCCTTCGTGGAGTCCATCAGCGAGGCGCTGGCCCGGGGCGACAAGGTCTCCCTGGTCGGCTTCGGCACCTTCGAGGTGCGCACGCGCCAGGCCCGCACGGGCCGCAATCCGCGGACGGGGCAGACCCTGACCATCCCCGCGGCCAAGGTGCCGGCCTTCAAGCCCGGCAAGCAGCTGCGGGACATGGTGAAGTGA
- the pth gene encoding aminoacyl-tRNA hydrolase: MPRIIVGLGNPGPEYEGTRHNVGFAVVDALARRLRTAGWRRGFRSLWAEGTWRGQPVVLLKPQTYMNLSGEAVAQACRNLRVPPGEVLVIYDDLDLPPGHLRLRPRGSAGGHRGVASIIASLGQDDFPRLRVGIGRPPAGVDAADYVLAPFAPEERPLMTAAVQRAAEAVLAVLATGLERAMSRYNGPTPWPSGTQGAGAGGGGEREE, encoded by the coding sequence GTGCCCCGGATCATCGTCGGGCTTGGCAACCCGGGTCCCGAGTACGAGGGAACCCGGCACAACGTGGGCTTTGCCGTGGTCGATGCCCTGGCCCGGCGGCTGCGCACGGCCGGCTGGCGCCGGGGCTTCCGCTCCCTCTGGGCGGAGGGGACGTGGCGCGGCCAGCCCGTGGTGTTGCTCAAACCCCAGACCTACATGAACCTTAGCGGCGAGGCCGTGGCTCAGGCCTGCCGCAACCTGCGCGTCCCGCCGGGGGAGGTCCTGGTGATCTACGACGACCTGGACCTGCCGCCCGGCCACCTGCGCTTGCGCCCGCGGGGCAGCGCCGGCGGCCACCGCGGGGTCGCTTCCATCATCGCCAGCCTGGGCCAGGACGATTTCCCGCGCCTGCGGGTGGGCATCGGACGCCCGCCGGCGGGCGTGGATGCCGCGGACTATGTGCTGGCTCCCTTCGCTCCGGAGGAGCGACCTCTGATGACCGCGGCGGTCCAGCGGGCAGCGGAGGCCGTCCTGGCGGTGCTGGCGACCGGCCTGGAACGGGCGATGTCCCGTTACAACGGGCCCACTCCCTGGCCCTCAGGGACCCAGGGTGCCGGCGCCGGCGGTGGAGGCGAAAGGGAAGAATGA
- a CDS encoding ABC transporter permease, translating into MDGELGTLLLKLVLALVGGGLTIVGLAGLIQGSLSSLRVPNRVVATVVFVVGLALVTIFGEPDLVTKIMAAMGGS; encoded by the coding sequence ATGGACGGAGAGCTTGGAACCCTGCTGCTCAAGCTGGTCCTCGCCCTGGTGGGCGGCGGCCTCACCATCGTTGGCCTTGCCGGCCTGATTCAGGGCAGCCTTTCGAGCCTGCGAGTGCCCAACCGGGTCGTGGCCACGGTGGTGTTCGTCGTGGGCCTGGCGCTGGTCACCATCTTCGGTGAGCCGGATCTGGTCACCAAGATCATGGCCGCTATGGGCGGCTCCTGA
- a CDS encoding ribose-phosphate pyrophosphokinase: MAYDSGRLKLFAGSANPALARAIAQHIGVPLGDLELGRFANGEVRVSVNESVRGADVFVIQPTCHPPNDTLMELLVLLDALKRASAWRVNAVVPFYGYARQDRKTRPREPITAKLVANLLTVAGADRVVTMDLHAGQIQGFFDVPVDHLTAVPLLAEYFARKKLEKPVVVSPDHGGVSRARELADRLGVPIAIIDKRRPEPGVAEVMSVVGEVEGRTAIMIDDIIDSGGTIRHGAEALIALGARAVYACCTHAVFSGNALQKLAEAPIEEIVVTDTIPLPPGAEKARVKVLSVAPLLGEAIVRIHEDLSVSRLFN, translated from the coding sequence ATGGCGTACGATAGCGGGCGGCTGAAACTCTTCGCGGGCAGTGCCAACCCGGCGCTGGCACGAGCCATCGCCCAGCACATCGGCGTTCCCCTGGGGGACCTGGAACTGGGCCGCTTCGCCAACGGCGAGGTGCGGGTTTCCGTCAACGAGAGCGTGCGCGGGGCCGACGTGTTCGTGATCCAGCCCACCTGCCACCCGCCCAACGACACGCTGATGGAGCTGCTGGTCCTGCTGGACGCCCTCAAGCGCGCCTCCGCCTGGCGGGTCAATGCGGTCGTGCCCTTCTACGGATACGCCCGCCAGGACCGGAAGACCCGGCCCCGGGAGCCCATCACGGCCAAGCTGGTGGCCAACCTGCTGACGGTGGCCGGGGCGGACCGGGTCGTCACCATGGACCTCCATGCCGGCCAGATCCAGGGCTTCTTCGACGTGCCCGTGGACCACCTGACGGCGGTGCCGCTCCTGGCGGAGTACTTCGCCCGCAAGAAGCTGGAGAAGCCGGTGGTGGTGTCTCCGGACCACGGCGGGGTGAGCCGGGCCCGGGAGCTGGCCGACCGGCTCGGGGTCCCCATCGCCATCATCGACAAGCGCCGGCCCGAACCCGGTGTGGCCGAAGTGATGTCGGTGGTGGGCGAGGTGGAGGGCCGCACGGCCATCATGATCGACGACATCATCGACTCGGGGGGTACCATCCGGCACGGGGCGGAGGCTCTCATCGCCCTGGGAGCCCGGGCCGTGTACGCCTGCTGCACCCACGCCGTATTTTCGGGCAACGCCTTGCAAAAGCTGGCGGAGGCGCCCATCGAGGAGATCGTGGTGACGGACACTATTCCCCTGCCGCCCGGGGCGGAGAAGGCGCGGGTCAAGGTGCTGTCGGTGGCTCCCCTGCTGGGGGAGGCCATCGTCCGCATCCACGAGGACCTGTCCGTCAGCCGGCTCTTCAACTGA
- the yabP gene encoding sporulation protein YabP, whose translation MAEGQAAPGNRGRHTLTLAGRERLELDGVQRVENFDDHTVVLETVMGRLTIRGEGLHIHELNLEEGRLRMTGRVSLLAYDDSTQRRRDRRNLLERLLK comes from the coding sequence GTGGCCGAGGGCCAGGCTGCGCCGGGCAACCGGGGGCGCCACACCCTGACGCTGGCCGGGCGGGAACGGCTGGAGCTGGACGGCGTCCAGCGGGTGGAGAACTTCGACGACCACACGGTGGTGCTGGAAACGGTGATGGGCCGCCTGACCATCCGGGGCGAGGGGCTGCACATCCACGAGCTCAACCTGGAGGAGGGGCGGCTGCGCATGACGGGCCGGGTTTCACTGCTGGCCTACGATGACTCCACCCAGCGCCGCCGCGACCGCCGCAACCTGCTGGAGCGTCTGCTGAAGTGA